Proteins encoded within one genomic window of Candidatus Poribacteria bacterium:
- the truB gene encoding tRNA pseudouridine(55) synthase TruB, which yields MAEPIDGVLNLDKPPKITSQTAVTRVKRALGARKAGHAGTLDPDATGVLLVCIGKATRLFEALQSHDKEYVATLTLGVETDTYDAAGEVTGRSDVPDLSAVEIDRAMEPFRGDIEQVPPMYSALKRDGQPLYKLARRGEVVDRPPRTVRISELEVLSVALPDVRIRVVCSRGTYIRSLAHDIGKALGCGAHLSQLVRTRSGPFRVEDAMPLSDVLSCPDNALGRIVPLEALRGTLGAGEGTA from the coding sequence ATGGCTGAACCGATCGACGGCGTCCTGAACTTGGACAAGCCCCCCAAGATCACCTCGCAGACGGCTGTCACCCGCGTCAAGCGCGCCCTCGGCGCTCGGAAGGCGGGGCACGCCGGAACCCTCGACCCGGACGCCACGGGCGTGCTGCTCGTCTGCATCGGAAAGGCGACGCGGCTTTTCGAGGCGCTCCAGAGCCACGACAAGGAGTACGTCGCGACACTGACGCTCGGCGTCGAGACGGACACGTACGATGCCGCCGGGGAAGTCACGGGTCGCTCTGATGTGCCGGACCTGTCGGCTGTCGAGATCGACCGGGCGATGGAACCATTTCGCGGCGACATCGAACAGGTTCCGCCGATGTACTCGGCTCTCAAGCGGGATGGGCAGCCGCTCTACAAGCTCGCGCGGCGCGGCGAGGTGGTCGACCGTCCGCCGCGTACTGTGCGCATCTCCGAGCTTGAGGTGCTGAGTGTGGCGCTGCCCGACGTGCGCATCCGGGTCGTGTGCTCTCGTGGAACCTACATCCGCAGCCTGGCGCACGACATCGGCAAGGCGCTGGGATGCGGCGCGCATCTGAGCCAGCTCGTGCGGACGCGTAGCGGGCCCTTCCGGGTCGAGGACGCCATGCCGCTCTCGGATGTCCTCTCGTGTCCGGACAACGCTCTGGGACGGATCGTTCCGCTGGAAGCGCTACGAGGGACGCTCGGCGCTGGAGAGGGAACCGCGTGA